The following coding sequences lie in one Planctomycetota bacterium genomic window:
- a CDS encoding beta-ketoacyl-ACP synthase 3, translating into MASIADETNHSPIRAAIAGTGSYTPERRLTNDDLAEMVDTSDEWIVQRTGIRERRIAAADEPTSAIASRAATRALKAAKLEAKDLDLIVVATITPDMMTPACACFVAHSLGLDQTPAVDLNAACSGFVYGLQFSSALIESGRYNNILLIGADKLSSITDYTDRTSCILWGDGAGAAVLRRTEETGKGLLFSELHADGGGWELINCPVG; encoded by the coding sequence ATGGCATCGATTGCTGACGAAACGAATCACTCCCCGATTCGTGCCGCCATCGCAGGGACCGGCAGCTACACACCCGAACGCCGGCTGACCAACGACGACCTGGCCGAGATGGTCGACACCTCGGACGAGTGGATCGTCCAGCGGACCGGCATTCGCGAGCGCCGCATCGCCGCGGCCGACGAGCCGACCAGTGCCATCGCCAGCCGGGCCGCGACCCGCGCGCTCAAGGCCGCCAAGCTCGAGGCCAAGGACCTGGACCTGATCGTCGTCGCCACGATCACGCCCGACATGATGACGCCGGCCTGTGCGTGCTTCGTCGCCCACTCGCTCGGCCTCGACCAGACGCCCGCCGTGGACCTGAACGCTGCCTGCAGCGGCTTCGTCTACGGCCTGCAGTTCTCGTCCGCCCTCATCGAAAGCGGCCGGTACAACAACATCCTGCTCATCGGCGCCGACAAGCTCAGCAGCATCACCGACTACACCGACCGCACCAGCTGCATCCTCTGGGGCGACGGTGCCGGCGCCGCGGTCCTGCGTCGCACCGAAGAGACCGGCAAAGGCCTGCTCTTCAGCGAACTCCACGCCGACGGCGGCGGGTGGGAACTCATCAACTGCCCCGTCGG
- a CDS encoding Uma2 family endonuclease gives MTETIAPPVKRHRPDVIPPLRNGDHLTREEFHRRYEAMGEGTRAELIEGVVYLQGNGMPSPVSLNKHSKPHGDLYVWLAQYCMRTPSLMRGVDGTIFADNENEPQPDVLLGIPESAGGQTRTVVRGTKDYVANAPELVGEVAASTASIDLNAKLHAYQRNNVREYVVVLTEEETPQVRYHVLTNGRFELLEPEDGLFKSRVFPGLWLDGKALLAGDLPKLAAAVEAGCATAEHAAFVEQLRSGDSGRA, from the coding sequence ATGACCGAGACGATCGCACCGCCGGTCAAACGGCACCGGCCTGATGTCATCCCGCCGTTGCGCAACGGCGATCACCTGACGCGTGAGGAGTTCCACCGTCGCTACGAGGCGATGGGTGAGGGCACACGTGCGGAGCTGATCGAAGGCGTCGTCTATCTTCAGGGGAACGGCATGCCATCACCCGTCAGTCTCAACAAGCATTCGAAGCCACACGGGGATCTGTACGTCTGGCTCGCTCAGTACTGCATGCGAACGCCGAGCCTGATGCGCGGCGTCGATGGCACCATCTTCGCCGACAACGAGAATGAACCGCAGCCCGACGTGCTCCTCGGCATTCCGGAGTCGGCCGGTGGTCAGACACGCACAGTCGTCCGTGGCACGAAGGACTACGTCGCCAACGCCCCCGAACTCGTCGGCGAAGTCGCCGCCTCCACCGCCAGCATCGACCTCAACGCCAAGCTCCACGCGTACCAGCGGAACAACGTTCGCGAATACGTCGTCGTCCTGACCGAGGAGGAGACGCCGCAAGTCCGCTACCACGTCCTCACGAACGGCCGATTCGAACTTCTGGAACCAGAAGACGGCCTCTTCAAGAGCCGCGTCTTTCCCGGCCTCTGGCTGGACGGCAAGGCACTACTCGCTGGCGACTTGCCCAAGCTCGCCGCCGCGGTCGAGGCCGGCTGTGCGACCGCGGAACATGCCGCCTTCGTCGAACAACTCCGCTCGGGAGATTCCGGCAGGGCGTAA